The following coding sequences lie in one Methylotuvimicrobium alcaliphilum 20Z genomic window:
- a CDS encoding PKD domain-containing protein, translated as MTILDLSSGSLEPVNIKPHKENRGRTNCFKRNSKSQLLIGLMIAISSLSLSQVAEAAPPKVRIDKIAPVDEGTVVTLNGSNTFDVDGKELTYTWRQVQGPDVVINNPNTPIASFTAPTIEKTNKRSKPLRLRFELEADNGDDRRATAKRRVAVRVLPVNNPPIANAGPNRSVTWEAASSGIDLNASGSTDDGQIIQYRWKLLTKRNQLPRGAKVRLTNRRAELASFTFTSPDQTSPVTLDFELFVRDNDRAIDRTNVSITVAEGLASPVANAGSDQSVNSGASINLSGAGSTGTINSYVWEQTSGPSVTLSDANSVTTGFTAPTVTGATVLTFKLTTTNSTGSSEDTVRVTVNPIEAAPVANAGSAQTVTSGASVTLNGTGSTGTIDSYTWEQTAGPSVTLSNPSSASAGFTAPTVATPTVLTFRLTTTNSAGSSSATVNVTVNPQASGNISATLETDDVTLNDPTVLLLSNIQGGSQPYTITVDWGDGEITGPVTLNSGVTNYNVEDFYYEEVGSYNITVTIRDASNQTTILTENITVAESAECN; from the coding sequence ATGACCATATTAGACCTATCATCGGGTTCACTAGAACCGGTAAACATTAAGCCTCATAAGGAAAACCGAGGCAGAACTAACTGTTTCAAACGCAATTCTAAATCGCAGCTATTGATTGGCTTAATGATTGCCATCAGTTCATTGTCTCTTTCACAAGTTGCTGAAGCTGCCCCACCTAAAGTCAGAATCGACAAGATTGCGCCGGTTGATGAAGGCACAGTTGTTACTTTGAATGGCAGCAATACCTTTGATGTTGACGGTAAAGAATTGACATATACGTGGAGACAAGTACAAGGCCCCGATGTCGTCATTAATAATCCCAATACTCCTATCGCCTCATTCACTGCGCCGACTATTGAAAAAACCAATAAACGTTCCAAACCGCTCAGATTACGCTTCGAATTGGAAGCCGATAATGGCGATGACAGAAGAGCAACTGCAAAAAGACGTGTAGCAGTCCGAGTTCTACCTGTCAATAATCCGCCTATCGCGAATGCCGGGCCGAATCGCTCGGTAACTTGGGAGGCAGCTTCATCAGGAATTGACCTAAACGCATCCGGCAGTACCGATGACGGACAAATTATTCAATACCGATGGAAGCTCTTGACTAAAAGAAATCAATTACCGAGAGGCGCCAAAGTCAGATTGACAAACCGAAGAGCAGAGCTTGCTTCATTTACATTTACCAGTCCCGATCAAACCTCTCCGGTTACATTGGATTTTGAACTGTTCGTTCGGGATAACGACAGAGCCATAGACAGAACTAACGTTTCTATAACCGTAGCCGAAGGACTAGCCTCCCCAGTCGCCAATGCCGGTAGCGACCAATCTGTAAATTCAGGCGCCTCTATTAATTTAAGCGGTGCGGGAAGTACGGGCACCATTAACAGCTATGTTTGGGAACAAACCTCCGGTCCATCGGTTACCTTATCCGATGCAAATAGCGTAACAACCGGCTTTACTGCGCCAACCGTTACTGGAGCCACCGTTTTGACTTTTAAATTAACTACAACAAATAGCACGGGCTCATCGGAAGATACGGTCAGAGTCACCGTCAATCCTATTGAGGCGGCTCCGGTAGCCAATGCCGGCAGCGCACAAACGGTCACATCGGGAGCGTCCGTAACGCTTAACGGCACTGGAAGCACAGGAACCATCGACAGTTACACATGGGAACAAACTGCCGGACCGTCAGTGACTCTGTCCAACCCAAGCAGTGCTTCAGCCGGATTTACCGCACCGACCGTCGCCACACCGACCGTGTTGACTTTTAGACTCACGACAACGAATAGCGCCGGATCATCGTCCGCAACGGTTAACGTGACAGTCAATCCTCAAGCAAGCGGTAATATCAGCGCCACTTTAGAAACCGATGACGTGACTCTAAACGACCCAACCGTATTGCTCTTGTCGAATATACAAGGAGGATCTCAACCCTACACTATTACCGTAGATTGGGGCGATGGCGAAATTACGGGACCGGTTACTCTCAATTCCGGAGTTACGAATTACAACGTTGAGGATTTCTACTATGAAGAAGTTGGTTCTTACAATATTACCGTTACGATCAGGGATGCAAGCAATCAAACGACAATATTGACGGAAAACATTACGGTTGCGGAATCCGCTGAATGTAATTAA